CCGCGACGTGCCGGCGACGGCGCTATTCCGCGAGATGGGGTTCGAGAGCCGCGGCCTGCCGCGCCTGCCCTATACGGGTGCGGCGCCGGCGATCGTCGTCGCGCTGGCGGCGCTGGCGATCCTCTCGGCCAATGACCACCGCATCGCCTCGATCTTCGTCGGCGCCACGGTCTTTGCCTTCCTGGTGCTGCGGCTGGTGGCGGTGCTGGTGCAATGGGCGGCGAAGAAAAGTCCGCGCGTGCGCTCGGTTTCGCTGCGGTTGGCGGTGGGCAACATCCACCGTCCGGGCGCGCTGACGCCCTCGGTGGTGCTGTCGCTCGGTCTCGGGCTGACGCTGCTGGTGACGCTGGCGCTGATCGACGGGAATCTCAGGCGGCAGATCTCCGGCAGCCTGCCGGAGCGGGCGCCGAACTTCTTCTTCGTCGACATCCAGAGCAGCGACGTCGATGCCTTCGCCAGCCTGGTGAGCAAGGAGTCGCCACGGGGAACACTGGTCAAGGTGCCGATGCTGCGCGGCCGCATCATGGCGCTCAACGGCGTCGATGTCGACAAGGTGAAGATCCCGGCCGACGGCGCCTGGGTGCTGCGCGGCGACCGTGGCCTGACCTATGAGGCCAGGCAGCCGGAAAACGCAACGCTGACCGAAGGTGCCTGGTGGCCGCAGGACTATTCCGGCGAGCCGCTGGTGTCGTTCTCGGCCGAGGAGGGCAAGGCGATCGGGCTGAAGCTCGGCGACAGCGTCACCGTCAATGTGCTGGGGCGCAACGTCACGGCGAAGATCGCCAATTTTCGCCAGGTGCAGTGGGAGACGATGGGCATCAACTTCGTCATGGTGTTCTCGCCCAACGCCTTTGCCGGGGCGCCGCATGGCTGGCTGGCGACGCTGACCGACAAACAAGCCTCCACGGCCGACGACGCAAGGCTGCTCAACGCCGTCACCCGCGCCTTCCCGGCGGTGACGACGGTGCGCGTTAAGGACGCGCTCGACATCGTCAACCGGCTGGTCGCGCAACTGGGGACGGCGATCCGCGCCGCCGCCGGCGTCGCGCTGATCGCCTCGGTGCTGGTGCTCTCGGGCGCCTTGGCCGCCGGCAACCGGGCGCGCATCCATGACGCCGTGGTGCTGAAGACGCTTGGCGCGACGCGGCGGACGCTGATTGCCGCCTTCTCGCTCGAATATGTGCTGATCGGCCTTGCGACAGCGCTGTTCGCGCTGGCCGCCGGCGGTATCGCCGCCTGGTTCGTGGTCGCGCATATCATGACGCTGCCGTCGCATTTCATGCCGGAGGTGGCGGTGGCGACGATCCTGGTCTCGCTGACGGTCACCGTCGGCATCGGCCTTGCCGGCACCTGGCGGGTGCTCGGCCATAAGGCGGCGCCGGTGCTGCGCAACCTCTAACCGAGCGCGGCTCCAAGTCCCGGCCCGATTAAATCTCTGTAAGAATGCCCGCCGGAAGGCCCAAAAACCGGCCTTTCGCACTCTCACAAAGCGTTACGACCCGTTACCGTCTTGTTCTTGACGTCAAGAACCATCATATTTCGCAACAGGCATGCTGGAGTCCCGCCAGCGGCGCCTGGTCCAGGGATCAATCCAAGCGGACCTGTCACCGGACGGGGCAGAAGCAACAGAGGATTTCCAATGGCTGATCCCATTCGCAACTACCAGACGGGCGCCGCCTCCGGCGCGCGCGTCGATATCGATCAGGGCCTGCGCGCCTATATGATCAAAGTCTACAACCTCATGGGGCTTGGCCTGCTCATTACCGGCCTTGCCGCCTGGGGCGCCTTCCACCTCGCCGTCACCGGCGACGGCCAACTGACCGGTTTCGGCCAGCTCATTTACGCCAGCGCGTTCCGCTGGGTCGTCATCCTGGCGCCGCTCGCCGCCGTGATGTTCCTGTCGTTTCGCATCCAGTCGATGAGCGTGGCGGCGGCGCAGACCACGTTCTGGGTCTATGCCGGCCTTGTCGGCCTGTCGCTGTCGACGATCTTCCTCGTCTACACCGGCACCAGCATCACCCAGACCTTCTTCGCCACGGCCGCGGCCTTCGGCGGTCTGTCGCTCTACGGCTACACGACCAGGCGTGACCTGTCGGCGTTCGGCTCGTTCCTGATCATGGGCGTGATCGGCCTGCTGATCGCGATGCTGATCAACATCTTCCTGCAGTCGTCGGCGCTCGCCTTCGCCATCTCGGCGATCGGCGTGCTGGTCTTCGCCGGCCTCACCGCCTACGACACGCAGCGGATCAAGGAGATGTATTTCGAGGGTGACGTCGCCGACGTCGCCGGCCGCAAGGCGATCATGGGCGCCCTGCAGCTCTATCTCGACTTCATCAACCTGTTCATGTTCCTGCTGCAGTTCATGGGCGACCGCCGCTAAGGACGGTTACCCGGTCTCACTGGACCATAGAGTTGCGAAAGGGCGGCCCAACGGCCGCCCTTTCCTTTTTTGCATGCCTTTGCTGTTATCGAGGCAGGAGAACAAACTGCATAGATTATGAGCAATATTGCGATCAGGGCTGCAACTGCGGCCGACCTTGACCGGATCACTGAAATCTACGCCGATGCGGTCGTCCACGGCACGGCGAGCTACGAGCTGGAGCCGCCCACCCGCGCTGAAATGGGCAACCGATTCGACACTCTGGCGGCGGGCGGCTTCCCCTATCTGGTGGCGGAAAAGGGCGGCGCCGTGCTCGGCTACGCCTATGCCGGACCGTTCCGGCCGCGCCCCGCCTACCGATTCGTCATCGAGGATTCGGTCTATGTCGCGCCCGAGGCCAAGGGGCAGGGCGTCGGCTCGCTGCTGATGCGGGCGTTGATCGAAACGGCGCGCGCGGCGGGCTTCCGCCAGATCATCGCGGTCATCGGCGACGGCCATGCCGACAGCGCCTCGGTACGGCTGCACGAGAAGCTCGGCTTCCACCATTCCGGGCGGTTGGAAGGATCAGGCTACAAGCACGGGCGCTGGCTGGACACGGTGTTCATGCAGCTGTCGCTGAATGGCGGCGCAGAGCTG
This region of Mesorhizobium sp. M2A.F.Ca.ET.046.03.2.1 genomic DNA includes:
- a CDS encoding GNAT family N-acetyltransferase, translated to MSNIAIRAATAADLDRITEIYADAVVHGTASYELEPPTRAEMGNRFDTLAAGGFPYLVAEKGGAVLGYAYAGPFRPRPAYRFVIEDSVYVAPEAKGQGVGSLLMRALIETARAAGFRQIIAVIGDGHADSASVRLHEKLGFHHSGRLEGSGYKHGRWLDTVFMQLSLNGGAELPPDPDSLPERRFRELRGIEELKN
- a CDS encoding ABC transporter permease, producing the protein MRGGLSGFMIFLACIALGVAAIGGVNSVAQAISAGVANQGQTLLGGDLRFQVNQRSASNAELGFIRSLGAVSQTSGMRSMARLEDGSDQALVEAKAVDDAYPLYGALVTDPALPKEQLFGERSGVFGAAAPDLLFERLNLHVGDRLKLGSAVFELRARLVSEPDAVSDGFGFAPRLMMSRGGLAASGLVQPGSLVENAYKVRLPEGTSEARIKDIQAQAAKDFPQAGWSIRTRSNAAPALSSNIERFSQFLTLVGLTALVVGGVGVANAVRAYLDGKRGVIATFKSLGASGGFVFTVYLVQILLIAGLGIVLGLILGAAMPFVASALLQSVIPVPAQGGFYPGALAMAALFGLLVTLAFALLPLGRARDVPATALFREMGFESRGLPRLPYTGAAPAIVVALAALAILSANDHRIASIFVGATVFAFLVLRLVAVLVQWAAKKSPRVRSVSLRLAVGNIHRPGALTPSVVLSLGLGLTLLVTLALIDGNLRRQISGSLPERAPNFFFVDIQSSDVDAFASLVSKESPRGTLVKVPMLRGRIMALNGVDVDKVKIPADGAWVLRGDRGLTYEARQPENATLTEGAWWPQDYSGEPLVSFSAEEGKAIGLKLGDSVTVNVLGRNVTAKIANFRQVQWETMGINFVMVFSPNAFAGAPHGWLATLTDKQASTADDARLLNAVTRAFPAVTTVRVKDALDIVNRLVAQLGTAIRAAAGVALIASVLVLSGALAAGNRARIHDAVVLKTLGATRRTLIAAFSLEYVLIGLATALFALAAGGIAAWFVVAHIMTLPSHFMPEVAVATILVSLTVTVGIGLAGTWRVLGHKAAPVLRNL
- a CDS encoding Bax inhibitor-1/YccA family protein: MADPIRNYQTGAASGARVDIDQGLRAYMIKVYNLMGLGLLITGLAAWGAFHLAVTGDGQLTGFGQLIYASAFRWVVILAPLAAVMFLSFRIQSMSVAAAQTTFWVYAGLVGLSLSTIFLVYTGTSITQTFFATAAAFGGLSLYGYTTRRDLSAFGSFLIMGVIGLLIAMLINIFLQSSALAFAISAIGVLVFAGLTAYDTQRIKEMYFEGDVADVAGRKAIMGALQLYLDFINLFMFLLQFMGDRR